The DNA window AACGGCCGCCCCCTTGGTCTTTAGCTTTCGCGGTTCCCGATTCCCTACTTGCGATTCCGCTAAAATGCGCCATGAACGAATTCTCCGCGCTGCCGCTGTCGCCGGCCCTGGGCCCCGGCATCGACGCCCTTGGCTACACCGTCCTTACTCCTATCCAGGCGCAGAGCCTGCCGCCGATCCTGCAAGGGCTAGACGTCATCGCCCAGGCGCCCACCGGCAGCGGCAAGACCGCCGCCTTCGGGCTGGGCCTGCTGCAAAGGCTCGATCCAGCGCTAACCCGCGCGCAGGCACTGGTGCTGTGCCCTACCCGCGAATTGGCCGATCAGGTCGGCAAGCAGTTGCGCAAGCTGGCCACCGGCATTCCCAACATGAAGTTGGTGGTGCTCACAGGCGGCATGCCGCTGGGCCCGCAACTGGCATCGCTGGAAGCGCACGACCCGCAAGTAGTGGTCGGCACGCCCGGGCGCATCCAGGAGCTAGCCCGCAAGCGCGCGCTGCATCTGGGCGGCGTGCGTACCCTGGTGCTGGACGAAGCCGACCGCATGCTCGACATGGGCTTCGAAGAGCCGATCCGCGAGATCGCCAGCCGCTGCGACAAACATCGCCAGAGCCTGCTGTTTTCGGCCACATTCCCGGACATCATCCGCACGCTCGCGCGCGAGATATTGAAGGATCCGATCGAAATCACCGTCGAAGGCGCCGACAACGCGCCGGAAATCGATCAGCAATTCTTCGAGGTCGACCCAACCTATCGGCAGAAAGCCGTTGCCGGCCTGCTGCTGCGCTTCAATCCCGAATCCAGCGTGGTGTTCTGCAATACCCGCAAGGAAGTGGACGAAGTGGCTGGTTCGCTGCAGGAGTTCGGCTTCTCCGCGCTCGCCCTGCATGGCGATATGGAACAGCGCGATCGCGACGAAGTGCTGGTGCGCTTCGTCAACCGCAGCTGCAACGTGCTGGTGGCCAGCGATGTGGCCGCACGCGGGCTGGACGTGGAAGACCTCTCGGCGGTGGTCAATTACGAATTGCCCACCGACACCGAAACCTACCGTCATCGCATTGGCCGCACCGCGCGCGCCGGCAAGCGCGGGTTGGCGCTCAGTCTGGTGGCCTCGCGCGAGACTGGGCGCGCGCAGGCACTGGAGGCCGAACAAGGCCTGCCGTTGAACTGGTCGCGTGCTCCATTGGCAACTGCCCGCCCTGCACAACTACCGCAGGCAGCGATGACCACCTTGCGCATCGACGGCGGCAAGACCGACAAGCTGCGCGCCGGCGACATCCTAGGCGCATTGACCGGCGAAGCCGGACTCTCGGGTGCGGCGATCGGCAAGATCGCGATCTACCCCACTCGTTCCTACGTCGCTATCGCGCGCGTGCATGTGGACAAGGCGCTGGGGCATCTGCATACAGGCAAGATCAAGGGACGCCGGTTCCGGGTCAACAAACTCTAGATAGCGACGCGGCCGGTGCAATGCCGGCTGCCGGTTATTCGCTGATGCTCATCACGCGATGGATGCGCTCACTGGGCGCATCGAAGTGTCGGCAAGATGTCCGGATCAGCAAGACAGCGTCGCCAGCAGCGGCACGTCGTTGGCCCACTTCTCACGGCCCTGCAGCGCCTGCAACTCGACCAGTACCGCGGCGCCAACGATTTCCAGCTCCAGCTGTGCAGCCAGGCCCAAGGCCGCGCGCAAGGTACCGCCGGTCGCCAGCACGTCGTCGACGATCAGCACGCGGGCACCGTGCGGTAGCGCGTCTTCGTGCATTTCGATGCGGTCGGTGCCGTATTCCAACTCATACTCCTGGATCAACGTCCGCCCGGGCAGCTTGCCCGGCTTACGCACCGGCACAAAACCGGTGCGCAGTTCGCGCGCCAGGGCCGCACCCAGAATGAAACCACGTGCTTCGATGCCCAGCACAGCATCCAGCGGCGTGGTGCGCCAGGGCTGGGCCATTTCGTCCAGCGCCGAGGCGAAGTCCGGGCCGTCGGAAAGCAGCGGGGTGATGTCCTTGAAGACGATGCCCGGCTTGGGAAAATCGGCGATGTCGCGGATCCGGTCCGACCAATGGTTGGTTCCGGAAGAGTTGGTGCCGGCACAGCGGCTGCAGTCAGTCATGGTGGCGGTGGCATCAGGGCCGGCGGGGACCGCCCTATTCTAGGCTGCGCGGACTGGCGAGGCCGCGTTTACGACATACGTGCATCTGAGCGCGTCAGGAACTGCAAGACAGCATTGAGCAGCCGGCACGATCGCGCGCCCAGTCAGGCCGACGTGCAGCAAACGCCTCGCAGCCTGGCTGGTCGTCGTATGGGTATTGCATGACCTCGAGCAACTCCTGCACCCCCGACGGATCGCCCTGTTCGGCACGATCGATCGCCTGCTGCGCCAGATAATTGCGCAGCACGTAGCGCGGGTTGGCCAGGCGCATGCGCGAGCGCCGCTGGTCTGGCGACAAAGTATCTTGCAGCAGCCGCGCAGCGTAGCGATGCAGCCATTGCTGCAACTGCGGCGCATCTGCAATGCGCTTGTTTTCGTCATAGAACGCATCGCGCAGTTGCGTAGGGTCCGGATGTTCGGGCGACAGGTCGATCAGGCCACGGAATGTCAGCGTCATGTCCATCTCGGCCTCGCGCATCAGCGCGCGCAACGCATCGATCAACTTCAGATCCTCATCGCGGCATTCGGCCAGACCCAGCTTAGCGGCGGTATTGCGTCGGTCACAGGCCAGGTAGGTATCGCCAAACCGATCCAGCGCCTGCCGCAGCGGCGCCTGGTCGGAAAACAGCGGCGCCAGCGCCTGCGCCAGCCGGCCAAGGTTCCAGTACGCCACTTGTGGCTGGGTGCCGAAGCGATAGCGGCGGCCTTGCGCATCGGTGGTGTTCGGAGTCCAGTCGGGATCGTAATCATCGAGCCAGCCGTAGGGGCCGTAATCGATGGTCAATCCCAGGATCGACATGTTGTCGGTATTCATCACACCATGTACGAACCCCACCCGCATCCAGTGCGCCACCATCACCGCAGTGCGCTCGCAGACCTGCGCAAACCATGCCGCGTAGAGCGCCTGGCCGGCGCCTTGCAGTTCGGGGAAATCGCGCGCGATGGTGAAATCCACCCATTGCCGTAGCAGTGCGATATCGCCGCGCGCACTGGGCAATTCGAAATTGCCGAAGCGGATGAACGACGGCGCCACCCGGCACACGATCGCGCCGCGCTCGTGCTGCGGCCGGCCGTCATAGAACATATCGCGCACCACTGCATCACCAGTCGTCACCAGACTCAACGCACGCGTGGTCGGCACGCCTAGATGATGCATGGCCTCGCTGCACAGGAATTCGCGGATCGATGAGCGCAACACGGCACGACCATCGGCACCGCGCGAGTACGGCGTAGGGCCGGCGCCCTTGAGCTGCAATTCGTAGCGGCCACCGTCGACGCCTAGCACTTCGCCCAACGAGATCGCCCGCCCGTCGCCGAGCTGCCCCGCCCAATGCCCGAATTGGTGCCCGCCGTAGTTGACCGCCCAGGGCTGCATGCCCGGATACAGCGCATTGCCACCGAATACCTCGGCAAACTGGACGCTGGCAATCTCGGTTTCGTCCAGCCCAAGTCGCTGGGTCACTTCAGCCGAATATGCGATCACACGCGGCGCGGCCACCGGCGTCGGCAACACTGCCGACCAGGCAGCGCTCACTTCGCGACGGCGTGCGCCTCGTTCCGGATCGCCAGGTAGTTGCTGGCGCAGGCGATTGTCGAATTGCATCTTTATCATAGCTACAAGCCTAGGATGTGTGCTGTATTTCAAGGTGATTACGAAGACGACGGCCAGGTCCCTACGCAATCGCCCAATGCATCAACAGCGCAGACGCCGCGGATAATGGCCGACGAATCACACAGCGCACATGACGCACGCCGCAAAGGCCATCCGCCCAGCCCGCTTACGCCTCACGGCAGGTGAATTCAATGCTTCGTGTCTCTATCGCAATCGTCGCTATCTCAAGAGTCCGCCCTTATTTTCATGTCAGAAAATTGAGGAGAACTCGATATTGCCGCCACCCTAACGATCCCGTATATGCCTCTCTGCCCTTCCGACTGGTTCCGCTTCACACTGTTGTTGATGGGCTCGCTTACCATGACTGCCTGCAGCAGCGCATTCTTTAACGGCATCAACGCCGCGTCTAGCCGCGCCGGAGTCATCGAACGCCCAAACCAGGTTTTCGACTCTTCTCACGGTCTTTCATTGGATGTGTACCAACCGCGGGGGGCCAGCGATGCGCCAATAGTGGTCTTCTTCTATGGCGGCACATGGAAACGTGGCAAGCGCAGCAATTATCGCTGGGTAGGACGTTCGCTGGCGCGCCAGGGCATCGTCGCGATCGTTGCCGACTACCGCAAATATCCACAGGTCGGCCTACAAGGCTTCATGTCCGATGTCGCTGGCGCTACCGCATGGGCATACCGCCATGGATACGACTATGGCGGAGATCCGAAGCAACTTGCGGTGATGGGTCACTCGGCAGGCGCGCATCTTGCTGTGTTGCTGGGCACCGATAGCCATTGGCTAAACGAACAAGGGATGACACCACGCGAGCTTTGCGGCGTCGTGGGCCTGGCTGGTCCGTATACATTCCTACCATTGACCGACCCAGAGCTTATGGAGATATTCAGCGACACAGCCGCCGCTGCCGATCCCATCAGCCATGTAGACGGCGACGAGCCTCCGATGCTGCTGCTCCACGGTGCAGACGACAAGGTCGTGGCGCCCCAGAACAGTATTGCGCTGCAAGCAGCCCTACAGCGCGCGGACGGCACAGGGCTACTCAAACTTTATCCCCACGTGGGCCACATACGACTTGTTCTTTCGCTGCGAAAGCCGATGGCCCATTCGCCGGTTTTGCACGATACCGTGCAGTTCCTTCGGCAATGTCGCGCGCACTGACTAGCTGTGCAAGCCTGACGGGACGCCCTCGACAGTGACATGGTCGGCCTCCGGGCTGATGCGGCAGTTGATCGTCAGTCAGCAAGCCTGCTTCCCATCAGCTCGAACGGACCACCCTTCTTCAGCGCAGCCCGGTAGGCGGGACGCGCTTGGATTCGCTCAAGAAACACCTGCAAACGCGGATATTTCTCCAGCCGACCGCCACGCGCCGCGGCAGCCTGCACCGGAAAGCTCATCTGAATGTCGGCGGCGGTAAAGCGTTCGCCGGCGAACCATTCGCGCGCCTGCAGCGACTGCTCCATCCACTCCAGATGCAGTTTGAGCTGGGGGTCAACAAAGCCCGACATCGCCTTGTCGACGATCGCACGCGCGATGGGTTTGGCGAAGAACGGCATCGGCGCACTGCGAATGCTCCCCAAGATCAACGTCATCAGCAACGGCAACATTGCCGAGCCTTCGGCGTAGTGCATCCAGTAGCGAAACTGCAAACGCTCAGGCGACTCCAGCGGACGCGGCGATGGCGACAGCGCGCATTCGGTGTCGTAGCGTTCGGTCAGGTATTCCAGGATCGCGCCGGATTCGGCCACGGTCAGATCGCCATCGACAATCACCGGCGATTTTCCGAGCGGATGAATCGCGCGCAGCGCCGGCGGCGCTAGCATGGTCTTTGGGTCGCGTACATGACGTACGATCTGGTATGGCAGCGCTAGTTCCTCCAGCAGCCATAGCACGCGCTGGGAACGGGAGTTGTTGAGATGGTGGACAGTGATCATGAGAAAGCTGCACGCAGAAAACGAACATCCTACCCATCCACGCGTCGTTACCGCGCTCACTTCGCCCGGATGCCGCGACGTGTGTGACGCGGATCGAATCTGGCATTTCATCCCATGTCTCTCGCCCCGAACTACGCCCAATAAAAAACGCCGGTCACTTGCGCGACCGGCGTTTTAGGCAACCTGACGGTTGCAGACGGATTAAGCTACCACCTGCACCTGATCAGCCTGCATGCCCTTCTGGCCCTGCACGGCGATGAAGGTGACCTTCTGGCCTTCCTGCAGCGACTTGAAGCCGGTGCCCTGGATGGCACGGAAATGCACGAACAGATCCGGGCTTTGATCATTCGGGGTAATAAAACCGAAGCCCTTGGCATCATTGAACCACTTCACGACACCGCTCTGACGACTTTCATCTGACATTTTTACTAACTCCTGAACTATTGATTGATAAATCGCAGCGTCCGAAAAGCCGGAGCTGAGACTGAGTTGCAGGCGTTGGTAAAGCGGAACGATGAAGCGAGATCTGTAACGATCCGGCTGCATCAGGCCACGATTCACGGTGACCCTTGCAAACACAGTGCATGTACTGTACTCGTGTTTGCAGCAAAAAGCGACACTTGGCGTCAAATTTTTACTGTCATGCCAAATCCGATGACTTGTCAGGCTCCTTCCCAGTCACAACTCATCGGTGAATACGCCATAGAGCAAACACGATCACAGGTCTGGAGCGACGCCGATGCTTGTCCTTTAGTGCTCCGCGACATTGCTGTTCCGCGCAGCTGCGCGCACCGACATCGCGGTGACCCTGGTCGCCAACCACTATCATGGAGCGGGCGCGTATCATGAGCGCCCTTTGCAATCGGCATACTGATGGCTCTTACCGCCACCGTCCGCAGGGCGGAACTTCAGATCAGCGACATGGACCGCGGCTACTACGCCAACCATTCGCTAACCCTGGCCCAACACCCTTCCGAAACCGACGAGCGCCTGATGGTGCGGCTGCTGGCGTTTGCGCTGTTTGCCGACGACCGCCTGGAATTCGGCCGTGGCCTCAGCAACGACGACGAGCCAGACCTGTGGCGGCGCGACTACACCGGCGATCCGGATCTGTGGATCGACCTCGGCCAGCCAGATGAAAGCCGCGTGCGCAAGGCCTGTAACCGTTCACGCGAGGCAGTGGTCATCGGCTACGGCGGCCAAGCCACCGAAACTTGGTGGAAGAAACACGCCAATGCATTCGGCAGGCATCGTAATCTGCGCGTCATCGAGCTCGAATCGCAGGCCACCGAAGCATTGGGCGCATTAATCCAGCGCGGCATGCGCTTGGACGTGATCATCCAGGATGGCGAAGTTCAGATGCTGGCCGACCACGGCAGCGTCACCCTGACCCCGATGGTGCGGCAAGCGCCTGCTGAATGAGCACGCGTTGCGACGTGCTGGTCATCGGTGCCGGCGCTGCGGGCCTGATGAGCGCCTTCACTGCCGGCCGGCGCGGTCGTCAGGTGTTGGCGATCGACCACGCCAACAGGGTCGGCAAGAAGATCCTGATGTCCGGTGGCGGACGCTGCAACTTCACCAATACCGGCACCACGCCGGGCAATTTCATTTCGGCCAATCGCCACTTCTGCAAATCCGCTCTGGCGCGCTACAGCCCGGCGGATTTCGTGCAGATGGTCGAGCGCCACGGCATTGCCTATCACGAGAAAGAACTGGGCCAGCTGTTTTGCGATGTCTCGTCCAAGCAGATCGTGCGCATGCTGCTGGATGAGTGCGAGACGGCCGGCGTGGAGATTCGCACCCAATGCGAGGTGCAGTCGGTGCGGCGCGACAGCGACGGCTTCAACGTCGAGACCAGCCAGGGTCGCGTGCAGACGCAGTCGCTGATCGTTGCCACCGGTGGGCTTTCGATTCCCAGCATGGGCGCCAGCGACTTCGGTTACACGCTGGCCAAGCAATTGGGCCATGACCTGCTGCCGACGCGTGCCGGGCTGGTGCCGCTCACCCTGAGCGGCAAGCATCAGGAACGCTTCCGTGAGCTGGCCGGACTGGCGTTGCCCGTCGAGGCGCAGTGCAACGGAGTCAGCTTCCGAAACTTCATGCTACTTACCCACCGTGGCGTCAGTGGCCCGGCGATCCTGCAGATCTCGTCCTATTGGCAGCCGGGCGATGACCTGCGCCTGGACCTGCTGCCGGGGCACGATGCCGGGGCCTGGTTGCGCGAGCAAAAGCAGCAACGTGGCGCTACCGAGCTGCGCAATGTACTGGCCGAAGTGTTGCCGCGGCGGTTTGCACAGCGGCTGTGCGATGTATGGCTGCCGGATAAGCCAGTGCGTCAGCTGGATCCACCGCAATTGCAAAGCGCTGCCGACCTGCTCGGCGGCTTCCCGCTGATCGCCAGCGGAACCGAGGGC is part of the Xanthomonas fragariae genome and encodes:
- the dbpA gene encoding ATP-dependent RNA helicase DbpA → MNEFSALPLSPALGPGIDALGYTVLTPIQAQSLPPILQGLDVIAQAPTGSGKTAAFGLGLLQRLDPALTRAQALVLCPTRELADQVGKQLRKLATGIPNMKLVVLTGGMPLGPQLASLEAHDPQVVVGTPGRIQELARKRALHLGGVRTLVLDEADRMLDMGFEEPIREIASRCDKHRQSLLFSATFPDIIRTLAREILKDPIEITVEGADNAPEIDQQFFEVDPTYRQKAVAGLLLRFNPESSVVFCNTRKEVDEVAGSLQEFGFSALALHGDMEQRDRDEVLVRFVNRSCNVLVASDVAARGLDVEDLSAVVNYELPTDTETYRHRIGRTARAGKRGLALSLVASRETGRAQALEAEQGLPLNWSRAPLATARPAQLPQAAMTTLRIDGGKTDKLRAGDILGALTGEAGLSGAAIGKIAIYPTRSYVAIARVHVDKALGHLHTGKIKGRRFRVNKL
- a CDS encoding adenine phosphoribosyltransferase, giving the protein MTDCSRCAGTNSSGTNHWSDRIRDIADFPKPGIVFKDITPLLSDGPDFASALDEMAQPWRTTPLDAVLGIEARGFILGAALARELRTGFVPVRKPGKLPGRTLIQEYELEYGTDRIEMHEDALPHGARVLIVDDVLATGGTLRAALGLAAQLELEIVGAAVLVELQALQGREKWANDVPLLATLSC
- a CDS encoding protein adenylyltransferase SelO translates to MIKMQFDNRLRQQLPGDPERGARRREVSAAWSAVLPTPVAAPRVIAYSAEVTQRLGLDETEIASVQFAEVFGGNALYPGMQPWAVNYGGHQFGHWAGQLGDGRAISLGEVLGVDGGRYELQLKGAGPTPYSRGADGRAVLRSSIREFLCSEAMHHLGVPTTRALSLVTTGDAVVRDMFYDGRPQHERGAIVCRVAPSFIRFGNFELPSARGDIALLRQWVDFTIARDFPELQGAGQALYAAWFAQVCERTAVMVAHWMRVGFVHGVMNTDNMSILGLTIDYGPYGWLDDYDPDWTPNTTDAQGRRYRFGTQPQVAYWNLGRLAQALAPLFSDQAPLRQALDRFGDTYLACDRRNTAAKLGLAECRDEDLKLIDALRALMREAEMDMTLTFRGLIDLSPEHPDPTQLRDAFYDENKRIADAPQLQQWLHRYAARLLQDTLSPDQRRSRMRLANPRYVLRNYLAQQAIDRAEQGDPSGVQELLEVMQYPYDDQPGCEAFAARRPDWARDRAGCSMLSCSS
- a CDS encoding alpha/beta hydrolase — protein: MPLCPSDWFRFTLLLMGSLTMTACSSAFFNGINAASSRAGVIERPNQVFDSSHGLSLDVYQPRGASDAPIVVFFYGGTWKRGKRSNYRWVGRSLARQGIVAIVADYRKYPQVGLQGFMSDVAGATAWAYRHGYDYGGDPKQLAVMGHSAGAHLAVLLGTDSHWLNEQGMTPRELCGVVGLAGPYTFLPLTDPELMEIFSDTAAAADPISHVDGDEPPMLLLHGADDKVVAPQNSIALQAALQRADGTGLLKLYPHVGHIRLVLSLRKPMAHSPVLHDTVQFLRQCRAH
- a CDS encoding glutathione S-transferase — its product is MITVHHLNNSRSQRVLWLLEELALPYQIVRHVRDPKTMLAPPALRAIHPLGKSPVIVDGDLTVAESGAILEYLTERYDTECALSPSPRPLESPERLQFRYWMHYAEGSAMLPLLMTLILGSIRSAPMPFFAKPIARAIVDKAMSGFVDPQLKLHLEWMEQSLQAREWFAGERFTAADIQMSFPVQAAAARGGRLEKYPRLQVFLERIQARPAYRAALKKGGPFELMGSRLAD
- a CDS encoding cold-shock protein, with product MSDESRQSGVVKWFNDAKGFGFITPNDQSPDLFVHFRAIQGTGFKSLQEGQKVTFIAVQGQKGMQADQVQVVA
- a CDS encoding YaeQ family protein: MALTATVRRAELQISDMDRGYYANHSLTLAQHPSETDERLMVRLLAFALFADDRLEFGRGLSNDDEPDLWRRDYTGDPDLWIDLGQPDESRVRKACNRSREAVVIGYGGQATETWWKKHANAFGRHRNLRVIELESQATEALGALIQRGMRLDVIIQDGEVQMLADHGSVTLTPMVRQAPAE
- a CDS encoding NAD(P)/FAD-dependent oxidoreductase, with translation MSTRCDVLVIGAGAAGLMSAFTAGRRGRQVLAIDHANRVGKKILMSGGGRCNFTNTGTTPGNFISANRHFCKSALARYSPADFVQMVERHGIAYHEKELGQLFCDVSSKQIVRMLLDECETAGVEIRTQCEVQSVRRDSDGFNVETSQGRVQTQSLIVATGGLSIPSMGASDFGYTLAKQLGHDLLPTRAGLVPLTLSGKHQERFRELAGLALPVEAQCNGVSFRNFMLLTHRGVSGPAILQISSYWQPGDDLRLDLLPGHDAGAWLREQKQQRGATELRNVLAEVLPRRFAQRLCDVWLPDKPVRQLDPPQLQSAADLLGGFPLIASGTEGYRTAEVTLGGIDAHQVSSATMESRLVAGLYFVGEVLDVTGWLGGYNFQWAWASGHAAGSVA